CATTCTCATTTTCATAGTCATATATGCAGTGACTAAAATTAGCAGCAAAATTGTGAAAATCTTTAAAGACATTAGCCAGATGAGTTGCTGCATTTTGATAGATATGCCATATACATAAGCGGTGATATGTTGTTGGCCATTGAGAAGCCAAAGCCGTTGCCATTCTTCCGTCTTGGTCTGTAAGAATAGTTCTTGGTATTTTTCCCATCATAGCTTTAGCAAATGTGTCAAACAGCCATTCAAATGTTCCAATTGTCTCATCATATAATAAAGCAGCTCCAAAAACTGTAGTTTGTTTATGATGATTTACACCAACGAATAATGCAATCGGCCTCCCATCTTTGTGCTTTCTATAAGTTGTATCAAAACAAACTACATCACCAAAATGAGCAAAATCCGTTCTCATCTTTGCATCAGCCCAAAATATGTTAGTTATCAAGTCATCTTCATCTACTTGAATGGCATAATAAAAATTTGGATCCTCTAATTGCATCCTTTGTAAGTACTCTAGGACTCCTCCTGTGTCACCTTGCATCATTGGTATCGATCTTTTGGACCGTAAGTAGTTTTTTAAATCATCTCGAATGAATCCAAGATTTTCTCGTCCACCAACTTGTTTCGACATTAGTtcaattgattgttttggtgcAATTCCGCAACTTCGGACCATATCTATTTCAGCTTCATGTGCCATTGTCATATGTCTATGAGATCTAAATAAATGAGTTTTGCTCGGAGTTGATAGTTCATGATTATGTTCAGCAACAAAAAGCACAACACGGTATTTTCCAGCTTGTCTACAACTGATCCTTGCACCACAATCACATCTTGTTTCTGGACGAGGACACTTAACAATCATATTTCGTTTGTCTTTTGGCCTTTTTCCTTCATGGAAGCAGCAAAAAACCTTGTCCAACATAATATCACCATTTTTGTCTTTATGTCCCTTACTCAGTCGAGTTCCAAAACCAGATACTTTGgcatatttttggtaaaaatttCTAGCTGCTACTTCAGTATCGAATTCCATGCCAAGTTTCGGGACCATGTCATCTGGTATAGccaaaggaagaaaaatttgaTTTCCTTGATTGCCATCAGTAATACAAAGAGGTAAGGCATTATCATTTATCTCCTGCAAGTCAACATCTTCAAAGTCCAATTTACGACATGATTGGATTTCATGAGTTGACAAATCATTTTCCATATCTTTGCAAACACAGACTGTGCAAAATGAACATAAATTTATGTATCTTAGCATCAATGTCAGGGGCAATTGATTGTACAAATATAAGGACACTTGTAGTGGCCAAAAATCCACCTTCACAATAATAACTAGTCTTTTCATACGAGCAACAAAG
This sequence is a window from Coffea eugenioides isolate CCC68of chromosome 7, Ceug_1.0, whole genome shotgun sequence. Protein-coding genes within it:
- the LOC113777319 gene encoding protein FAR1-RELATED SEQUENCE 5-like, whose amino-acid sequence is MENDLSTHEIQSCRKLDFEDVDLQEINDNALPLCITDGNQGNQIFLPLAIPDDMVPKLGMEFDTEVAARNFYQKYAKVSGFGTRLSKGHKDKNGDIMLDKVFCCFHEGKRPKDKRNMIVKCPRPETRCDCGARISCRQAGKYRVVLFVAEHNHELSTPSKTHLFRSHRHMTMAHEAEIDMVRSCGIAPKQSIELMSKQVGGRENLGFIRDDLKNYLRSKRSIPMMQGDTGGVLEYLQRMQLEDPNFYYAIQVDEDDLITNIFWADAKMRTDFAHFGDVVCFDTTYRKHKDGRPIALFVGVNHHKQTTVFGAALLYDETIGTFEWLFDTFAKAMMGKIPRTILTDQDGRMATALASQWPTTYHRLCIWHIYQNAATHLANVFKDFHNFAANFSHCIYDYENENDFLEGWSEMLKMYGLEDNKWLKKMFDIKEKWALAYGRETFCADMTTTQRSEFMNSVIKKYVSYKHDLLEFFEHFQRLLDDRRYDESIADFRGKQSTKAVTFPCKILKHAASIYTHEVYEKFKDELCKRTDCK